In Pseudofrankia saprophytica, one genomic interval encodes:
- a CDS encoding LysR family transcriptional regulator, translating to MNLAHLRYARAVVREGSFSAAARACAVTQPALSNGIAALERTLGGRLFDRTTRGTSLTSFGKRMLPLVDAAVQALDAVRAEARLAAVEGPRPLRVGVSTLVDRDLLGRAVEVAGTELVLRAAPMAQLHRELADSALDLVLVPAVSPPNLAAPEAARATVARVPIVFLPTAGGGADRDAGGAIELRETTRVPLILPTDSCGLAPFTRELFAAAGIPLPCYPGKADDCRVVQDWVTLGLGSALLPGSKVTDSVPVRSVVLDGTPIAIDYEARWLPDSPARAEIARIVRTLGGPAAGKPEPTQGAT from the coding sequence GTGAACCTGGCGCACCTGAGGTACGCCAGGGCGGTCGTCCGGGAGGGGTCGTTCAGCGCCGCCGCGCGGGCCTGCGCGGTCACCCAGCCGGCGTTGTCCAACGGGATCGCCGCGCTGGAACGGACGCTCGGTGGCCGGCTGTTCGACCGAACCACCCGTGGCACGAGCCTGACCTCGTTCGGGAAGCGGATGCTGCCGCTGGTCGACGCCGCGGTCCAGGCGCTGGATGCCGTCCGGGCGGAGGCCCGGCTGGCCGCGGTGGAGGGACCCCGGCCGCTGCGGGTCGGCGTGTCGACGCTGGTGGACCGCGACCTGCTGGGCCGCGCCGTCGAGGTCGCCGGGACGGAGCTGGTACTGCGGGCGGCCCCGATGGCGCAGCTGCACCGCGAGCTCGCCGACTCCGCGCTCGACCTGGTCCTGGTGCCCGCGGTCAGCCCGCCGAACCTGGCCGCGCCCGAGGCCGCGCGAGCCACGGTGGCCCGGGTGCCGATCGTGTTCCTGCCCACCGCCGGTGGTGGCGCGGACCGAGACGCCGGCGGGGCGATCGAGCTGCGAGAGACCACAAGGGTGCCGCTGATCCTGCCGACGGACAGCTGCGGCCTGGCGCCCTTCACCCGCGAGCTGTTCGCCGCAGCCGGCATCCCGTTGCCCTGCTACCCGGGGAAGGCCGACGACTGTCGCGTCGTCCAGGACTGGGTCACCCTCGGCCTGGGCTCCGCGCTGCTGCCAGGCAGCAAGGTGACAGACAGCGTTCCGGTCCGGTCGGTGGTGCTGGACGGCACGCCGATCGCCATCGACTACGAGGCACGCTGGCTGCCCGACTCACCGGCTCGCGCCGAGATCGCGCGCATCGTTCGAACGCTCGGCGGCCCGGCGGCCGGTAAGCCCGAACCCACGCAGGGGGCCACGTAG
- a CDS encoding PP2C family protein-serine/threonine phosphatase, with protein sequence MLGVLLDLGRLAALEQLPDMMAEHAAAVGLDRLGIYVSDLRGEVLRELTGRGLDAGEGGERFRVDGTLPGRAFRDVRTLTGAPVGDTGAVVHWAPILDGTERLGVLRAGLRPGDTDAERALRDLAALTGLLLVSKRGVSDSYARLVRTRPMTVAAEMQWQLMPQTSFATRDVVVGAAMEPAYEFGGDAFDYAVAGDVLHLAVFDAMGHDTTAGLAANLAVAACRSHRRAGADLVTISREIERVLLDQFDATSYVTGIIADLDTTTGLLTWINHGHHPPVVVRGGRWISELLCPAAHPLGTDLGLPATLCREHLEPGDRLLLYTDGVTEARDASGREFGLGRFVDFVVRHHADGLVVSETLRRLMRALLDHHHGRLQDDATVVFVEWPGGHDRNTRI encoded by the coding sequence ATGCTCGGCGTGCTGCTGGACCTGGGCCGGCTGGCGGCCCTCGAGCAGCTGCCGGACATGATGGCCGAGCACGCCGCGGCCGTGGGGCTGGACCGGCTTGGGATCTACGTGTCGGACCTGCGTGGCGAGGTGCTGCGGGAACTGACCGGCCGTGGGCTGGACGCCGGTGAGGGTGGGGAGCGGTTCCGGGTCGACGGCACGCTACCCGGGCGGGCGTTCCGGGATGTCCGGACGCTGACCGGCGCGCCCGTCGGCGACACGGGGGCCGTGGTCCACTGGGCGCCCATTCTGGACGGGACCGAACGGCTTGGCGTGCTGCGCGCCGGACTGAGACCCGGTGACACCGACGCAGAGCGGGCGCTGCGTGACCTGGCGGCGCTCACAGGCCTGCTCCTGGTCAGCAAGCGGGGGGTCAGTGACTCCTATGCCCGGCTGGTACGCACACGGCCGATGACGGTCGCCGCGGAGATGCAGTGGCAGCTGATGCCGCAGACGTCGTTCGCCACTCGGGATGTCGTCGTCGGTGCCGCGATGGAGCCGGCGTACGAGTTCGGCGGTGACGCGTTCGACTACGCCGTGGCCGGGGATGTCCTGCACCTGGCCGTGTTCGACGCGATGGGTCACGACACCACCGCGGGGCTTGCCGCCAACCTGGCGGTCGCCGCGTGCCGCAGCCACCGCCGGGCGGGCGCCGATCTCGTCACGATCAGCCGGGAGATCGAACGGGTCCTGCTCGACCAATTCGACGCCACCAGCTACGTCACCGGGATCATCGCCGACCTCGACACCACCACCGGGCTGCTGACGTGGATCAACCACGGCCACCACCCGCCGGTGGTCGTGCGCGGCGGCCGGTGGATCAGCGAGCTGCTCTGCCCGGCCGCGCACCCGCTGGGCACCGATCTCGGCCTGCCCGCGACCCTGTGCCGGGAGCACCTCGAGCCCGGCGACCGGCTGCTGCTCTACACCGACGGCGTCACCGAGGCGCGCGACGCGTCCGGCCGCGAGTTCGGGCTCGGCCGGTTCGTGGACTTCGTCGTGCGCCATCACGCCGATGGTCTCGTGGTCTCCGAGACCCTGCGCCGACTGATGCGGGCGCTGCTCGACCACCACCACGGCCGGCTTCAGGACGACGCGACCGTGGTGTTCGTCGAGTGGCCGGGAGGCCACGACCGCAACACCAGGATCTGA
- a CDS encoding ATP-binding protein translates to MVHGPEWVDAAPVERFSLPASARSPGQARVRLGPVLRRLGVDDELADLVLLLTSELVTNAVLHGHGEPVVEVRATVATLWVGVEDPDSRLPRVQQVDSGALGGRGLHLVDSLARDWGAEPIAGDGKTVWFHLARSG, encoded by the coding sequence ATGGTTCATGGACCAGAGTGGGTCGACGCGGCACCGGTGGAGCGGTTCAGCCTTCCCGCCAGCGCGCGGTCGCCGGGCCAGGCGAGGGTTCGCCTCGGCCCGGTCCTGCGCCGGCTGGGGGTCGATGACGAGCTGGCCGACCTGGTCCTTCTGCTGACCAGCGAGCTGGTCACCAACGCCGTGCTGCACGGCCATGGTGAGCCCGTGGTGGAGGTGCGCGCGACGGTGGCGACGCTGTGGGTAGGAGTTGAGGACCCGGACAGCCGGTTGCCGCGGGTGCAGCAGGTCGACAGCGGCGCGCTGGGCGGGCGAGGGCTGCACCTGGTGGACAGCCTGGCCCGTGACTGGGGCGCGGAGCCGATCGCCGGGGATGGCAAGACGGTCTGGTTCCACCTGGCGCGATCAGGCTAG
- a CDS encoding TIGR03086 family metal-binding protein: MTSYDILVAAEHRLVELIGSFTRDELARPTPCAGWDVRALVSHTLAGIEIFASTVDGGPAPTAEMMFSGTDLLGDDPAGAAKRAVTRSQAAWADLADPERELTTILGPLPAGEMLAISAFATVVHAWDLTLATNRPVRELPGDLLAHADDVARRYVPTLRAGDDHSLFQPEIPAPADANPTQRLMAFLGRDPLSDAAR; encoded by the coding sequence ATGACCTCGTACGACATCCTCGTGGCCGCCGAGCATCGGTTGGTCGAGCTGATCGGGTCGTTCACTCGCGACGAGCTCGCCCGTCCCACCCCGTGCGCAGGCTGGGACGTTCGTGCCCTCGTCAGCCACACACTCGCCGGCATCGAGATCTTCGCCTCCACGGTGGACGGCGGCCCAGCACCGACCGCCGAGATGATGTTCTCCGGCACCGACCTGCTCGGCGACGACCCGGCCGGCGCGGCGAAGCGGGCCGTTACCCGATCGCAGGCCGCGTGGGCCGACCTGGCCGACCCGGAACGCGAGCTGACCACGATCCTCGGCCCGCTGCCAGCCGGTGAGATGCTCGCGATCAGCGCGTTCGCGACCGTCGTGCACGCCTGGGACCTCACGCTCGCCACCAACCGACCGGTTCGCGAACTGCCAGGCGACCTGCTCGCGCACGCCGACGACGTCGCCCGCCGGTACGTCCCGACGCTGCGCGCCGGCGACGACCACAGCCTGTTCCAGCCGGAGATCCCGGCCCCCGCGGACGCGAACCCTACGCAGCGACTGATGGCGTTCCTCGGCCGCGACCCGCTCTCCGACGCCGCTCGGTGA
- a CDS encoding winged helix-turn-helix transcriptional regulator has translation MALTRQDAAAASCEDETCPIARAVRVLDGKWTMLIIRDLLGGVRRFSELRASLVGISPKTLTDRLRELEGGGLVTRTVYAEIPPRVEYRLTETGRRLGPVVDALAVWGAGLADGPREAAGTVGTRTSAHTSAAGPQV, from the coding sequence ATGGCGCTGACAAGGCAGGACGCTGCGGCGGCCAGCTGTGAGGACGAGACCTGTCCGATCGCCCGAGCCGTCCGGGTGCTCGACGGCAAGTGGACCATGCTGATCATCCGGGACCTGCTCGGTGGGGTTCGACGGTTCTCCGAGCTGCGGGCCTCGCTGGTTGGCATCAGTCCGAAGACGCTCACAGACCGCCTCCGAGAGCTGGAGGGCGGCGGTCTGGTGACACGCACGGTCTACGCCGAGATCCCGCCGCGGGTGGAGTACCGGCTGACCGAGACCGGCCGACGGCTGGGGCCCGTCGTGGACGCGCTCGCCGTCTGGGGTGCCGGCCTCGCTGACGGCCCACGCGAGGCCGCGGGCACAGTCGGGACCAGAACGTCGGCGCACACATCCGCAGCCGGGCCGCAGGTCTGA
- a CDS encoding ABC transporter substrate-binding protein: MSYESSAEPIKLGYLFDFRLPDGYPRERRDDLTQTFELVFEEGRRQGLIDRPVEIVFREVEGLPKGSVKAVIDAYGELVDEGCLAVFGPAITDNCVPTREAIEQRFHVPAISVTGTDDWLGEWTFSLPQGSLTDEPIFWAHLLAKGGHTAVGCLIEQSLVGESYIRNFRKACAAAGIRIVAEEWTAQTAQDVQAGIRKIHEAKAEALVHCGFGFGVVFINPALTALDWDPPRFMGTAFQNAWINDVMWQAILGWTGLDQYDEGNLVGQRFLDQYAAAYGRRPEWCVPVVNRDLATVLLHAFADAHPLSPRGVKEALERVKMVPAASGAPGTRLSFGKWTRRGWMGAGYLVARRLDPDGVNSHLVDRFGQD, encoded by the coding sequence GTGTCGTACGAGAGCAGCGCGGAGCCGATCAAGCTTGGCTACCTGTTCGACTTCCGCCTTCCGGACGGCTACCCGCGGGAGCGGCGGGACGACCTGACGCAGACCTTCGAGCTGGTCTTCGAGGAAGGCCGCAGGCAGGGGCTCATCGACCGGCCGGTGGAGATCGTGTTCCGGGAGGTGGAGGGCCTGCCGAAGGGCTCCGTCAAGGCGGTGATCGACGCCTATGGCGAGCTCGTCGACGAGGGATGTCTGGCGGTCTTCGGCCCCGCCATCACCGACAACTGCGTTCCGACCCGGGAGGCGATCGAGCAGCGTTTCCACGTGCCGGCGATCAGTGTGACCGGGACGGACGACTGGTTGGGCGAGTGGACGTTCTCGCTTCCGCAGGGCTCACTGACCGACGAGCCGATCTTCTGGGCTCACCTGCTTGCGAAGGGCGGCCACACCGCGGTGGGCTGCCTCATCGAGCAGTCATTGGTCGGCGAGTCCTACATCAGGAACTTCCGCAAGGCCTGCGCCGCGGCGGGTATCCGCATCGTTGCCGAGGAGTGGACCGCTCAGACCGCCCAGGACGTCCAGGCGGGAATCCGCAAGATCCATGAGGCGAAGGCGGAAGCGCTCGTGCACTGCGGCTTCGGCTTCGGTGTCGTCTTCATCAATCCGGCGCTGACGGCGCTCGACTGGGATCCGCCCCGCTTCATGGGGACCGCATTCCAGAACGCCTGGATCAACGACGTCATGTGGCAGGCGATCCTCGGCTGGACCGGCCTCGACCAGTACGACGAGGGAAACCTCGTCGGCCAGCGTTTCCTCGACCAGTACGCGGCCGCCTATGGCCGGCGGCCGGAGTGGTGCGTGCCGGTGGTCAACCGCGACCTCGCCACCGTGCTGCTGCACGCGTTCGCCGATGCCCATCCGCTGAGCCCACGCGGCGTCAAGGAGGCCCTCGAGCGGGTCAAGATGGTGCCCGCGGCGTCCGGCGCCCCGGGGACCCGTCTGTCGTTCGGCAAGTGGACCCGCCGCGGCTGGATGGGGGCCGGCTACCTCGTCGCTCGCCGGCTGGATCCGGACGGCGTGAACTCGCACCTCGTCGACCGCTTCGGCCAGGACTGA